The following coding sequences lie in one Enterococcus sp. 9E7_DIV0242 genomic window:
- the treR gene encoding trehalose operon repressor — MNKFNEIFLDLEKKILAGEYPAHTLLPSENQLIQVYGVSRETIRKALNLLLNAGYIQKKQGKGSIVLDLNRFDFPIAGLTSYKELQETQRIPSETIVRVLEEVPVTEKLNEKTAWTVGEMAWKLIRQRKIDGEIAILDKDYLLQSVVPELPEERAQDSIYEYFENDLKLAISYAQKEITVEPVTQEMQELMTLHGDSHVVVVRSLVYLEDTTCFEYTESIHRLDKFRFIEFARRRKG; from the coding sequence ATGAATAAATTTAATGAGATTTTTCTGGATTTGGAGAAGAAAATCTTGGCAGGGGAATATCCGGCACACACTCTTTTGCCGAGTGAGAATCAGTTGATTCAAGTTTACGGGGTTTCCAGAGAAACCATTCGTAAGGCGTTGAATTTACTGTTGAACGCAGGCTATATACAAAAGAAGCAGGGGAAAGGCTCGATCGTTCTAGATTTGAACCGTTTTGATTTTCCTATTGCCGGCTTGACGAGCTATAAAGAATTGCAGGAAACACAGCGTATTCCGAGTGAGACGATTGTTCGTGTGCTGGAGGAAGTGCCGGTTACTGAGAAGCTGAATGAGAAGACGGCTTGGACGGTGGGAGAAATGGCCTGGAAGCTGATTCGTCAGCGTAAGATCGATGGCGAAATCGCCATTTTGGACAAGGACTATTTGTTGCAATCAGTTGTTCCTGAACTGCCGGAGGAAAGAGCGCAGGATTCGATTTATGAGTATTTTGAAAATGATCTGAAGTTGGCGATTTCCTATGCGCAGAAAGAAATTACCGTAGAGCCGGTAACACAGGAAATGCAAGAATTAATGACGTTGCATGGTGATAGCCATGTTGTTGTCGTTCGAAGCCTGGTTTATTTAGAAGATACAACTTGCTTTGAATACACGGAATCGATTCACCGACTGGATAAATTCCGCTTTATCGAATTTGCCCGTCGGAGAAAAGGGTAA
- the gshAB gene encoding bifunctional glutamate--cysteine ligase GshA/glutathione synthetase GshB: MNIKELLSKTDVRPYAMSARFGLEKESQRVTLDGALAKTDHPSILGNRSFHPYIQTDFSETQIELITPVGDSIIETLRYLAAVHDVAIRSIGNGEMLWPLSMPPRLPENDRDIKIAKLDKYEDVLYRRYLAREYGKRKQMVSGIHFNFEYGEELMARLYHSQEAYTTLEAFKNVLYMKAARNYLRYRWLITYLFGASPVSEWGYFTDKENRPTEPLRSIRNSSFGYRNREDVKVSYVSLEKYTEDIQTMVENGVLSEEKEFYAPVRLRGGKCMADLPKKGIRYIELRNLDLNPFAPMGIDEDTMQFMHLFMLFLLWTDEKEKADEWVATGELLNEQIALSHPFAQIALQAEGDRVFSEMMEMVTELGIYGQKELLTTYQEQLRMPEMTISGKMWTIIEANSNTELGIVYGKEYQGIAFERPYQLAGFRRMELSTQLFLFDAIQKGLEVEILDENEQFLKLKYQNHVEYVKNANMTSLDTYIVPLIMENKTVTKKVLKEAGFRVPEGDEFTSLEEAERAYLKYENRAFVVKPKSTNYGVGISIFKDGASGKDYIEALSLAFKEDTSILIEEFLVGTEYRFFVLDNEVKAILLRIPANVVGDGVHTVEELVAEKNTHPLRGSNHRAPLELIQLGELERLMLKEQGLMIHSIPAKDQIVYLRENSNISTGGDSIDVTDQFDESYKKLAVDAVAALGAKICGIDLIIPDKTIPANKEIPNYGIIEANFNPAMHMHIYPYSGTGRPLTMDVLKLLYPEVFK, translated from the coding sequence ATAAATATAAAAGAGTTATTGAGTAAAACGGACGTCCGTCCTTATGCGATGTCTGCTCGTTTTGGATTAGAAAAAGAAAGTCAAAGAGTGACGTTAGATGGCGCACTTGCCAAAACAGATCACCCAAGCATATTAGGGAATCGTTCGTTCCATCCCTATATTCAAACTGATTTTAGCGAAACACAGATAGAGTTGATTACACCAGTAGGGGATTCAATTATCGAAACCCTGCGGTATTTGGCCGCTGTTCATGATGTAGCGATTCGATCTATTGGAAATGGTGAGATGCTTTGGCCGTTAAGTATGCCGCCGAGATTGCCTGAAAATGACCGAGATATCAAAATTGCAAAATTGGATAAATATGAGGATGTGCTTTATCGACGTTACTTGGCTCGCGAGTATGGAAAAAGAAAACAGATGGTCAGTGGTATTCATTTTAACTTTGAGTACGGAGAAGAATTGATGGCGCGTTTATACCACTCGCAAGAAGCGTACACAACGCTTGAAGCATTCAAGAATGTTCTGTATATGAAAGCTGCGCGCAACTATCTACGTTACCGTTGGCTAATTACCTATTTATTTGGGGCATCACCGGTTAGTGAATGGGGTTATTTCACCGATAAGGAAAATCGACCGACAGAACCGCTTCGAAGTATTCGTAACAGTTCATTTGGGTATCGTAACCGTGAAGATGTGAAAGTTTCCTATGTTTCACTAGAGAAGTATACAGAGGATATTCAGACGATGGTGGAAAATGGCGTCTTATCCGAGGAAAAAGAATTTTACGCACCTGTTCGTTTGCGCGGCGGCAAATGTATGGCGGATCTTCCTAAGAAGGGCATTCGCTATATCGAGTTAAGAAATCTTGATTTGAATCCATTTGCTCCTATGGGAATTGATGAAGACACGATGCAATTCATGCATTTATTCATGCTGTTTTTGCTATGGACTGATGAAAAAGAAAAGGCGGACGAGTGGGTAGCGACAGGCGAGCTGTTGAATGAGCAGATTGCGCTAAGTCATCCGTTTGCCCAAATTGCATTGCAGGCAGAAGGCGATCGAGTTTTTTCTGAAATGATGGAGATGGTGACCGAGCTGGGGATTTACGGTCAGAAGGAATTGCTGACGACCTATCAGGAGCAGCTGAGAATGCCTGAAATGACAATTTCCGGTAAGATGTGGACAATCATTGAGGCCAATTCAAATACCGAACTGGGCATCGTTTATGGGAAGGAATATCAGGGGATTGCATTCGAGCGCCCTTATCAGCTAGCAGGCTTTCGCCGTATGGAGCTTTCCACACAATTATTCCTATTTGATGCGATTCAAAAAGGGCTGGAAGTGGAAATACTGGACGAAAATGAACAGTTTTTGAAGCTGAAGTACCAGAACCATGTAGAGTATGTGAAGAATGCCAATATGACAAGCTTGGATACGTATATTGTGCCGTTGATTATGGAAAATAAAACGGTGACAAAAAAAGTTTTGAAGGAAGCAGGCTTTCGTGTGCCTGAAGGTGATGAGTTTACTTCACTGGAAGAAGCAGAGCGCGCGTATTTGAAATATGAAAATCGGGCGTTCGTGGTCAAGCCGAAATCAACAAACTATGGTGTAGGAATCTCCATTTTCAAGGACGGTGCGTCTGGCAAGGATTATATTGAGGCTTTATCGCTAGCCTTCAAGGAGGACACGTCCATCTTGATTGAAGAGTTTCTGGTGGGGACGGAATATCGCTTCTTCGTGCTTGATAATGAAGTAAAAGCCATCTTATTGAGAATACCGGCTAATGTTGTCGGTGACGGGGTTCACACTGTTGAAGAGTTGGTAGCTGAAAAGAATACGCATCCGTTGCGCGGCAGCAACCATCGAGCGCCGCTTGAGCTGATTCAGCTTGGTGAATTGGAACGTCTGATGTTGAAGGAGCAAGGGTTGATGATTCATTCAATACCTGCAAAGGATCAGATTGTTTATCTAAGAGAGAACTCCAATATCAGTACGGGAGGAGATTCGATCGATGTGACCGATCAATTTGATGAAAGCTATAAAAAGTTGGCGGTAGATGCGGTAGCAGCATTAGGCGCTAAGATTTGCGGCATCGATTTGATTATTCCGGATAAAACGATACCGGCAAATAAGGAAATACCGAATTATGGAATTATTGAAGCGAACTTCAATCCAGCCATGCATATGCACATTTATCCGTATTCCGGAACGGGAAGACCTCTGACGATGGATGTTCTTAAATTACTCTATCCAGAAGTGTTTAAATAA